A genomic window from Lycium barbarum isolate Lr01 chromosome 4, ASM1917538v2, whole genome shotgun sequence includes:
- the LOC132637311 gene encoding uncharacterized protein LOC132637311: MDKFLTKFNCSQPSASTEANRSQLINELNLGSLEDDLGERVTIAEYNPRIRDKVRRHYIRTGPCQSLLKKFPTTQIGNRGRQFVSNWYKGPHSKWLEYSMKKDAAYCLCFYLFKNEFVYGNAGEFYTKNGFWGWNRALERFHLHVGGVNSVHDKCFKKMLDLSNHHQSIQVVLEKHSKKEKSDYHMHLEASIDVARLLLHHRLPFRGHDKSESSTNQGFFLGFLRWHGDKHPDVEK, encoded by the coding sequence ATGGATAAATTTCTCACAAAATTCAATTGTTCTCAACCAAGTGCTAGTACGGAAGCCAATCGTTCTCAACTTATAAATGAGCTCAATTTAGGATCTCTTGAAGACGATCTAGGAGAAAGGGTAACCATTGCTGAATATAACCCTCGAATTCGGGATAAAGTGAGGAGACATTATATTCGAACAGGGCCTTGTCAATCTTTACTGAAAAAATTTCCTACAACTCAAATAGGAAATAGAGGTCGTCAATTTGTTTCAAATTGGTACAAAGGTCCACATTCTAAATGGTTGGAGTATAGCATGAAGAAAGATGCCGCATATTGCCTATGTTTTTATTTGTTCAAAAATGAATTTGTATATGGAAATGCGGGTGAGTTTTATACAAAAAATGGTTTTTGGGGTTGGAATAGGGCTCTTGAAAGATTCCATTTGCATGTTGGTGGGGTTAATAGCGTCCATGATAAATGTTTCAAGAAGATGCTAGATTTGTCAAATCATCATCAATCAATTCAAGTTGTTCTTGAAAAGCATTCCAAGAAGGAAAAAAGTGATTATCATATGCATTTGGAAGCCTCAATTGATGTGGCAAGACTTCTTTTGCATCATAGGTTGCCTTTTcggggtcatgacaaaagtgaaTCTTCAACAAATCAAGGCTTCTTTCTAGGATTTTTACGATGGCACGGGGACAAGCATCCGGATGTGGAAAAGTGA
- the LOC132637312 gene encoding uncharacterized protein LOC132637312 produces MIQKDIANACAKETVKAIIGDLNGDYFGILVDESKYISHKEQMALMLRYADKNGEVVERFINLVHVSYTSACSLKKEIYSLLSNHSLSPSKIRRQGYDGASNMRGEINGLKTLIKKDSPSSYHIHCFAHQLQLILVAIAKKHGDVEDLFDHVTNVLNVVGGSFKHRNLIRQSSS; encoded by the coding sequence ATGATCCAAAAAGACATTGCCAATGCTTGTGCAAAAGAAACGGTGAAAGCTATAATTGGAGACTTGAATGGAGATTACTTTGGTATATTAGTGGATGAGTCCAAATATATCTCACACAAAGAACAAATGGCTCTCATGTTGCGGTATGCTGATAAGAATGGTGAGGTGGTAGAACGATTTATCAATCTAGTCCATGTTAGTTATACATCGGCATGCTCATTAAAGAAAGAAATCTACTCTTTGCTTTCCAATCACTCACTAAGTCCATCTAAAATACGTAGACAAGGTTATGATGGAGCTAGTAATATGAGAGGAGAGATAAATGGTCTCAAAACTTTGATTAAGAAAGATAGTCCATCGTCATATCACATTCATTGTTTTGCTCATCAATTGCAATTAATACTTGTAGCTATTGCTAAAAAACATGGGGATGTTGAAGACCTCTTTGATCATGTTACTAATGTGTTGAATGTTGTTGGAGGATCTTTTAAGCATAGAAATTTGATTCGTCAATCATCAAGCTGA